The nucleotide window CTCGGCCAGTCCTTCTACACGGGGGAGCCAGTCGCTTCCGCGGTCGCCCGTCGCATGGGGGTGACCTTGTCGGTGATCATCCCGGCGTTGATCATCTCCGTCGTCATCGCCGTGGTGCTCGGCGTTGTCGCTGCAGCCCGAGGCGGCTGGATCGACAAGATGCTGCAGGGCGTCATGCTCAGCGGTCTCCTGATCCCGGGCCTGCTTGTCGCCATTTTCCTCGTGTCGGTTCTCGCCGTCACCCTGCAGGTACTTCCGGCCGGCGGCTACACCTCGCCGCAGGATGACCCCCAGGCATGGGTGCGGTCGATAACGATCCCGGTCATCGTGCTGTGCCTCGGGGGAGCCGCCAACATCGCCACCCAGGTACGCGGCACGATGATCGACGAGCTTCGCAAGGACTACGTGCGGACCCTGCGTACGCGGGGCGTCAGCACGAGAGCGCTGGTACTGCGTCACGCACTGCGCAACGCAGCGGGGCCGGCGCTTACCGTCGCGGGTCTGGAGTTCGGGTCGATGTTCTTCGGCGCGCTCGTCATCGAGCAGGTATTCGCCCTCCCCGGCGTCGGTCTCTACAGCTTCAACGCCTCCATCCAGGGCGACTTCCCGGTCATCATGGGGCTCGTCATTTTCTCCGTCGGTCTCACTGTCGCCATCAACCTCATCACCGACCTGGCCAATGGTTGGCTGAACCCGAAAGCGAGAGTCCATTGAGCGCGACACTGCCCGTCATCGCGGAGACCGTCGATCCGCCCGATCGCAGCTCCCGCCGCAGCACATTCGGCAAGCTCATTCGGGATCCGCAGGCTGTCATCACCGGCACGATCATCCTCGTGATGGTGGTATTCGGGCTGCTCGCGTCTGTGCTCCCTATGCATGAGCCGAACGAAGCGCGCCTCGACTCGTACAACCTTCCTTTGTTCTCCGACACCTACCCCCTCGGTACCGACCAGTTCGGTCGTGACATCTTCAGCCGACTGCTGCACTCGATGAACACCGCGACGGTCTCCGCTCTGATCGGCACCTCGATCGCGCTGGTGATCGGCACCG belongs to Rathayibacter caricis DSM 15933 and includes:
- a CDS encoding ABC transporter permease, yielding MLRYAARRIATGIILIVLVSAITYWLLSFSFDSILANRLLTAANTETVAALKAELGLDRPIPVQYVDWLGRVLTGDLGQSFYTGEPVASAVARRMGVTLSVIIPALIISVVIAVVLGVVAAARGGWIDKMLQGVMLSGLLIPGLLVAIFLVSVLAVTLQVLPAGGYTSPQDDPQAWVRSITIPVIVLCLGGAANIATQVRGTMIDELRKDYVRTLRTRGVSTRALVLRHALRNAAGPALTVAGLEFGSMFFGALVIEQVFALPGVGLYSFNASIQGDFPVIMGLVIFSVGLTVAINLITDLANGWLNPKARVH